The region TTGAACCAAAGCCTACATCCATCAAATCTAGGctgcaacaacaccacaaatCATCCGGAACATGACGCTCTATGCGGAGCATAGCTTGACGATCGACAACTCCTGACCATGCACGTCTGCTCGGCACCCTTCGGCTGCAGAAGTGTCCATGACGAGAGCCATTAGATGCCCCGCTGGCTGTTATTCAGAATATACACGTCCACAGGATGGCCTGGAGGATCATGAGATGACCAAATAATCCTACTTCACAGGGTTAGATCTGGAAGATCTGCGGTAGTAGAGGTTGTCCCGCGTCATGGCCTCGCTACTCTGCCAACTACGTTGATGCGCTTTGTGCATACTTTACAACGCACATATACCAGACATCATTTCTCTGATTGTGTGCTGTCTTGTTTCCGGGAATGTTTCCCCCAACCGCCAAAGCTACCGCAACATGAAGGGTCACCAAGCATGAATTTAGGGTTTCGATTTCAGCTCAAAGCTTACCCTTTCGTGCAACTGGGGGATGTTACTACGGGGAGATGACCACAGGCGTCTCTACACTTGGAAAATTCGGATATACAGCTTGTTTTCTCGGCTTTCACGGCGGCGTTGAAACTGGGCAACAATGGCGGATCTGTTCGCGTGTGGCAATTTTCACCGCCACGCTATTTCATTCATGGCACATTTTGAAAAGAAGAGGGACGGTATTTTCGTAAAATAATCCGAGAGGATTAGTATGTAGTTTCCCATTGTCTTCCCGTTGTGTAGCAACGACGGGAGACACTGGCTCCGTGAGACAAGCATCCCTGGGTGTCGACAACGACTGGTTGACGGGATCCtttggcaacatggccaaaaTTCATGATGGTGGACATATAAACGAAATGTTTGGATGATTTCTGCAAATGGTAACGGCAAACAAGCAGGATGGACGAAATGGCGAGGGTGGCGGCTCTGCTGGGAGTTGGTCCAGTCGCCTGGTGCGGGGGACAGCGAACCAGCTACATGGACCTGGTGGTGATCAATGGGTGTCTGGCTTTTCATAGAGCCCACACGGTAAGATGAAGGAAAATGCAGAGCTCCGAGAATTAAACGCTCGGCCTCCGCATCGTGCTTGACGACTTGCAAATCGTTATTTTTGCTGGTCTTGATGAGCAAGGAGGACTGCCAGAGTACTCAACCACCCTGGTGGACATACGACGCAGGACGACTCGCTAGGCGGGCGGGAGCATCCCCTGTCCGTCGGCTAAGGTGCGGCGATTTATTGGCCATGCACTAAAACTCAAACGGAGTACTCGTCGCCATGAGCAGTCCACCAACTCATTCGCGTCGACGTCGGCATGTTGCCATGAGAGACCCTGGAGGAAGTGATCACGGAGAACGGGCTCGAACTGGTAGAGGAGCATTATCCTCGGATAGACCAGGATCTCCTCCCAGGGCAGCCCGTCGCAGTCCAAGCACCGGGTctcgccatcaccattctAGCTCACGGCGAAACCACATCTCCTCGAGGGACGAACGCCGTCACTCTCGCGATCGTAGCAAGGACCGTTCGCGACATCACCGGAGTGATTCTCGGCGCCGGGAATCTGAGGTGGAGGATCTTATTCCCCGCTATCGAGCGAAAAAGGCACGACATCGAGACCTTGACAGCGAAAGTCGTCGAAGCCGCAGCCGTGAACGAAATTTGCCCGcatctccctcttcttcttccaaaagACACAGGGGACGGAGTCATTCCGCTGAGTCGCCTCACAGAAAGCGATCCAAGCGGGATCACGAATCGCCCCGACCTTCTCGAGATCGGTCCCCAGAAACAGACGCAAGAAGGCATAGGCGACGCTCGTCCCACGAgcgccatcgtcatcaccatcggCACAGGTCAAGATCTCCCCGGCGTCACTCTCGTTCTTACCGGTCTCCATCCCCCTCACAAACCTCGCGTTCCAGACGCAAGAGATCGTCAAGATCCCGCTCGCGTTCCCCAGCTCCGAGAGGCTCCGGCCGGCCCAGGTCGAGAGACGCTAGACCCAAAGACCACCGCCCGAAATCACGCAGTCCATCAGCTTCCAGGAGCCGTCAACAAGATTCTTCCCGCCGCCATCGTACCTCATCTCGCTCCGGCCAACCCCACGGAGGCACATCTAGCGGTGCTACTGCGACTGGTGCGGACCGTCGATCTGAGAGGGAAGCGCCGCCAAGGTCCCCAAGGTCGCACAGGGAAGTCAGACGTCAGGCAGAATCTACCGAGCCTCACTATTCCTCTCGTTCCGACATAGAAGACGATATGGCCTCGCGGAGTAGTTATCGAGGAGGATACAGTGCCATCCATAACCACAAGCCACATTATGGAACAGATTCGAGGGGCTACTCCCAGTCTCCTCAGCGTGTTGGCTCCTTTCATAATTCGCAGTCCACGTCACCATATGGAGCAGGTCGCTCAGGGTGGAATGGACAATATACCCCGGAACAGTGAGTCTCCAGCACCTCCCCGTGAAGGCGTTGCTAACCATaccaagcaaacaccacgcaCCTCAATACCACCATGGCCCAGGCCATTACGCCCCTCCTAGTGGTCCGTCAGACCGCTATCACCCCCACCCTCCGCGTTCTCCTCCATACGGGGCTCCCTCTGGCCCGATGAACTCTTATGCTTCTGGTAACCACCGCGGCGGACCCGGGCCTCAAGGAAGCAGTCAGCGAGGGGGTTCCTTTCAAGGCCGGCCAGGCTTCCGCGGGCCTAATACCAAAGCTTGGGGTCCTGGAGATCCAGACTCCTCGTCAAGGTCTCACCTCCAGTCAACAGAGGAATCTGCAACCAGGCTCCAAAGTCCGGGTGCGGGCTCCAAAGCGGATGATGGACCCAAACCTGCGGAGCCGGAGATTGATAGGGAGGACAGGCCGTCGAGACCCAGcgcagaagatgatgccggAGCTAGGGGAAAACCGGCCGACCcgacagcagcagctccatCCCGACCAACGCCCACGGGTCCAGCAGCCGCTCAATCTGGTGCCTCGGGCAAGTTCAGTTTTGCATTCAAAGCATCAACCAAGCCAACACCGACAGCGCCAAAACCCGAGATCTCGCAGAAGTTCAATGCCCCCCCGAAGAAAGATGTCGCTACGAAGGATAATTCAACGGACCGAGAACCTCCTCGTTCTGCGCCAACAGAGCCTGCTTCTGCGAGGCAGAGGATGGAATTTAGAAATCCGCCTCCAGATGGCCCTAAGATGGCGCCCAGAATGCGAAAGGTCAAGAAAGTCATGCGACGACCAAAGCCTCGGCCCACCTTGGAACCAGATTTGGTTGAGTCGGAGTCTGTGTTTTACAGGAAGCCCGGCAACGAATCTGTAGTGGGATCCGGCACATACGGCAAAGTATTCAAGGGCCTCAATGTGTTTACAAAAGGCTTGGTTGCCCTGAAGCGCATTCGTATGGAGGGCGAACGAGACGGGTTCCCCGTTACGGCGGTGAGAGAGATTAAGCTGCTGCAATCACTGCGGCATACAAACATTGTCAATTTGCAGGAGGTCATGGTGGAAAAAAATGACTGCTTCATGGTATTCGAATATCTGTCACACGACTTGACGGGTCTTTTGAACCACCCCACCTTCAAGCTGGAGCCTGCACAAAAGAAGGACTTGGCAAAACAACTGTTCGAGGGGCTTGATTATCTTCACACCCGAGGCGTGCTACATCGAGATATCAAAGCCGCAAATATTCTCGTCAGCAACACCGGAGTTCTCAAGCTGGCGGACTTTGGACTGGCTCGCTTTTATGCCAAGCGACACCAACTGGATTATACCAACCGCGTTATAACCATTTGGTACCGATCTCCGGAGTTGTTATTCGGAGAAACACAATATACTGCCGCCGTGGACGTTTGGAGCGCAGCTTGTGTGATGGTGGAGATATTCAACCGCACGGCCATCTTTCCAGGCGACGGGACCGAGTTGAGTCAACTGGATAAGATATACAGTGTTCTGGGAACGCCAAACCGCCAGGACTGGCCCGGGTTGGTCGACATGGCTTGGTTTGAACTCCTCCGACCGACAGTGAAGCGGAAAAGCGTGTTTTTTGAAAAGTACATTTCGAAACTAACACCAGCAGCTTTCGAGCTGCTGTCATCCATGTTTCAGTACGATCCTGCGAAGCGACCAAGTGCAGCAGAAGCGCTGCAACATGCATATTTCACCACGGAAGAACCCCTACCGAGACAGGCAGTAGAGTATGTCTAACCATTTGCTGTGGAGTCCAATCCCCATCTTTATCAGGAATACTAAAGCTGACTTTTGCATTACAGACTGGCCGAAATCGACGGTGACTGGCATGAATTCGAGTCAAAGGCACTTCGTAAAGAGAATGAGCGCCGGGAGAGGGAAGCACGAAAAGTGGCGACAAAAGAGGCACCCCGTGAAAGGCAGAAGAAGCGGGCGCCAGAAGAGGGCAGTGATCGAGAACGAGAGGCGAAGCGACTGCATGTTGGATCAACAGAGACATGATTTGGCGGTGGAATCACCCGGCAAACAAAAATAAATGGCATAGAGAGGCTCGGTGGGGGTTCGAAtctggagcttggagtcTTGGGCTATAGGAATTATCATTATCCTTATTGATGTCCATGTAGGCTATAGTTGAAATAATGTCTGGAGTCAATAGTGAATGGATGGAGCTTCAAAACGATTGAAGCCACAAAGGTTGGACGAACAAACAGGCTGGACTTTTTCGACATTTGTGTGACAGAAATGGGCCAAGTGAAACATGTCCTGAGTTCTGAGATTGCCGAGGCCGATGTCAGAATTCAAGGACGCTGATCTGTTTGTGATGCGGCCTCAACCATGCTTTGGACTGATTGTCTTTGTCATCCAAATAGATTAA is a window of Pochonia chlamydosporia 170 chromosome 5, whole genome shotgun sequence DNA encoding:
- a CDS encoding serine/threonine-protein kinase bur1 (similar to Pyrenophora tritici-repentis Pt-1C-BFP XP_001941259.1); translated protein: MSSPPTHSRRRRHVAMRDPGGNQDLLPGQPVAVQAPGLAITILAHGETTSPRGTNAVTLAIVARTVRDITGVILGAGNLRWRILFPAIERKRHDIETLTAKVVEAAAVNEICPHLPLLLPKDTGDGVIPLSRLTESDPSGITNRPDLLEIGPQKQTQEGIGDARPTSAIVITIGTGQDLPGVTLVLTGLHPPHKPRVPDARDRQDPARVPQLREAPAGPGRETLDPKTTARNHAVHQLPGAVNKILPAAIVPHLAPANPTEAHLAVLLRLVRTVDLRGKRRQGPQEDDMASRSSYRGGYSAIHNHKPHYGTDSRGYSQSPQRVGSFHNSQSTSPYGAGRSGWNGQYTPEHKHHAPQYHHGPGHYAPPSGPSDRYHPHPPRSPPYGAPSGPMNSYASGNHRGGPGPQGSSQRGGSFQGRPGFRGPNTKAWGPGDPDSSSRSHLQSTEESATRLQSPGAGSKADDGPKPAEPEIDREDRPSRPSAEDDAGARGKPADPTAAAPSRPTPTGPAAAQSGASGKFSFAFKASTKPTPTAPKPEISQKFNAPPKKDVATKDNSTDREPPRSAPTEPASARQRMEFRNPPPDGPKMAPRMRKVKKVMRRPKPRPTLEPDLVESESVFYRKPGNESVVGSGTYGKVFKGLNVFTKGLVALKRIRMEGERDGFPVTAVREIKLLQSLRHTNIVNLQEVMVEKNDCFMVFEYLSHDLTGLLNHPTFKLEPAQKKDLAKQLFEGLDYLHTRGVLHRDIKAANILVSNTGVLKLADFGLARFYAKRHQLDYTNRVITIWYRSPELLFGETQYTAAVDVWSAACVMVEIFNRTAIFPGDGTELSQLDKIYSVLGTPNRQDWPGLVDMAWFELLRPTVKRKSVFFEKYISKLTPAAFELLSSMFQYDPAKRPSAAEALQHAYFTTEEPLPRQAVELAEIDGDWHEFESKALRKENERREREARKVATKEAPRERQKKRAPEEGSDREREAKRLHVGSTET